The following proteins are co-located in the Larus michahellis chromosome 9, bLarMic1.1, whole genome shotgun sequence genome:
- the C9H15orf40 gene encoding UPF0235 protein C15orf40 homolog, whose translation MLALAGFRRPLAAAARGGGGAMPRKGKEAAKGPAGPGAAAGPVSAGEGCVRVAVRAKPGARRSAVTDVTAEAVGVAIAAPPSEGEANAELCRYLSKVLEVKKSEVILEKGGKSREKVVKILVSMTPDEILEKLKKEASS comes from the exons ATGCTGGCCCTCGCCGGCTTCCGTCGGcccctggcggcggcggcgcggggcggcggcggggccatgCCCCGAAAG GGAAAAGAAGCCGCGAAGGGCCCCGCGGGACCGGGCGCCGCCGCGGGACCGGTGTCGGCGGGCGAGGGGTGCGTGAGGGTGGCGGTTCGCGCCAAGCCCGGCGCCCGCCGCAGCGCCGTCACAG ATGTGACGGCTGAGGCAGTGGGTGTAGCTATCGCTGCACCTCCATCAGAAGGGGAGGCAAATGCCGAGCTGTGTCGCTACCTCTCTAAGGTGCTAGAGGTGAAGAAGAGTGAAGTTATTTTAGAGAAg GGTGGTAAATCACGTGAAAAAGTGGTGAAGATTTTGGTATCGATGACACCAGATGAgattttagaaaaactgaaaaaagaagctTCCAGTTGA